A region of the Myxococcus stipitatus DSM 14675 genome:
AAGTCGGAGTACTGGAGCGGCAGCGGCGGGAGCGGTGACGGGAGTCCCTGGGCGAAGGCCGTGTAGAGGACCATCAGCTCGCGCATGAGGATGCCGCGCGCCCAGACGTCCGCGGAGATGTGGTGCAGGCAGACCTGGATGAACTGGCCCTTGGCGCCTCGGTCGACGACGAGGACCCGGGTCAGCGGCCCCTCGGACAGGTCGAAGGGCCGCTCACCCTCGCGGCGGAGGAACTCCTCCGTGCCGCCGGGCTCCTGGGCGAACACCTCCGGCTCGTCCATCACCACGAACTCGAGCCGAGGCTCGGGGTCGACCACCTGGACGGGAACCCCTTGCTGCTCGGCGTAGCGCGTGCGGAGGATCTCGTGGCGCCGGAGGATTTCGATGAAGCAGCGCTCCAGGAGCGCGGGGTCCAGGTGCCCCTCGACGCGCAGGGGCATGACCAGGTTGTAGGCGACGCCGCCGGGCTCCAGCCGGTCGAGGAACCACAGCCGCTGCTGCCCGTAGGACAGCGGCGCGGGCCCCGTGCGAGGCACCGGTGTGATGGGGCGCTCCTCGTTCGCGCGGTGGCGCTCGCGCAGCAGCGTCAGCAGCTCCTGCTTGTGTCCGGCGAGCAGGTTGCGCAGCTCCTCGCCCGCGGCCCCCTTCGGGCCTCGGAGCTTGAGGTTCTCCCCTTCCGCCCAGACCTCCAGGCCCCGCCGATTCAGCTCGGCGAGCAGCTCCCCCATCTTCATAGCGTCAGCTCCTCGAGCTCGGTCTGCGCGCCTTCGGTGGGGACGCGTGAGAGCAGCTCGCTGAGCTCGAGCTGCTCGTGCATCACCTCCACGATTCCAGCGAGGCCCGACCCGTCGATGAAGCGGGCCAGGGGAAGGTCGACCCCCAGCTCGCGGCCCATGCGGTTCTTCAGCTCCACGGCGCGCAGCGAATCGAGCCCCATCTCGTTCAGGGAGATGGTCCGCTGGAGCATCTCGTGCTCCGGAGGGAAGCCCAGCAGGGCCGCGAGCCGGCCCTGGAAGTAGTGCTTCAAGAGCCCTCGGCGGCGCGTCCCGTCCGAGCGCTTGAACTCCTCCAGCAGCTCCACCAACCGCACGGTGGTGACCGAGCGGGCCTGCTCCTGCGTGGCCAGCTCGGAGAACAGCGGCCCGTGTCCCGCGGAGGGCGTCGCCTCCACCGAGGAGAGGTTGACGGGCACCACGCCCACCTGCGCGAGGTCGCGGCCCAGCAGCTCCTCGAGAACTCGCAGCGCCCGCTGGGGAGACAGGCTCGTGGCGTCCGGCGCGCGCCCTGGGACTCGGCCCTTCTCCGCCATGCCGCCACCGGACCAGCGCCCCCAGTTGATGCTGAGCGCGGGCAGGCCCTTCGCGCGGCGATGATGCGCCAGCGCGTCCAGGAAGGTGTTGGCGGCGACGTAGTTGGCCTGTCCCGCCACACCGACGAGCGACGCGGCGGACGAGTACATGACGAAGAGGTCGAGCGGGAGCCCCTCGGTGGCCTGATGCAGGTTCCACGCACCCAGCACCTTGGGCGCGAACACCCGCGCCAGCCGCTCCCGGTCCTGGCGCAGGAACACGCCATCCTCCAGCACGCCCGCCGTGTGGAAGAGACCGCGCAGCGTCGAGCCGCGCGCGGAGACCTCCTCCACGACCCGGCGCACGTCCTCCAGGCGCGAGACATCACCGCGCGCCACAAAGACCTCGCAGCCACGCGCGCGCAGCGCCTCGAGCCGGGCCTGTGCTTCATCACCCGGCGCTCCACGTCCCATCAGGACCAGCTGGCGAGCACCGGCCTCCACCAGCCATGCGGCGGTGGCCAGGCCCAGGGCGCCCAGCCCTCCCGTGACGAGGTAGGCGCCGTCCGCCTGGATGGACACGGGACTGGCGCGGTTCGACAGCGCACCGGGCCTCGCGAGTCGGGCGGCGAGGAGCTTGGAGCCTCGCAGCGCGAGCATGTTCTCGCCCGGTGCCACGGTCAGCCTCTCGAACCACCGCGTGGCCGCATCCTCGCTGTCGTCCAGGTCCACCATCCGGCAGCTCAGCTCCGGATGCTCGATGGCGGCGGCGCGGCAGAGGCCCCAGAGCGTCGACTGCGCGAGCCCCGTCACGGCGTCGCCTGGCGCGGCATGGATGGCGCCTCGGGTCACCAGCCACAGCACGGGCTTCTGCGCCCAGCTCGCACGCGCCATCGCCTGGACCAGGTGGAGCACTCCGGCCGCGCTCCGCGACGTGGCCCCCGCCAGCGACTCCGGGGAGAGGGCCTCGGCCTCCGGCTCGTCCAGGCCCCAGAGACACACGACGGTCGTCGGCGCGGCCCCTTCCGAGGACAGCTCCGTGAGGAGTCGGGTGAAGCCCTCGGGGGCGCTCGGGTCCAGGCGCGTGAGGCCCGGCTCGGAGCGCTCGTAGCCAGGTCCCGGAGTCACGACCTCGCAGCTCCCGCCATGACGCTGGACCTGTTCCTTCAGCGCGTGCGCCGCACCTCCTGCGTCCGCGAGCACCCACCAGCGGCCCGACAGGAGCGGGAGCGGCCCCTTCGTCCGCGCCGCCTGCTCCCGCCACGCCAGCTCGAAGAGCAGCTCCCGCGCGGAGTCCGAGAACGAGGTCATCAGCGCGCGCCGGTCGCTCTGCTTGAGCAACAGCCCCTGGACCTCGGCGACGAGCTCGCCCTCCTCTCCGAGGACTCGCAGGTCACAGCTCATCAGCTCATCGGTGGCGGTGACGCGACCGTCATGGCGCGCGTGAACCCAGACACTGGCTCCGGGCTTCTTGAACCAGCGCAGGCGCTCGATGCCGACGGGCATGCGCTGTCGATGGGCCTGCCCCTCCTTCGCCTCCTCCATGAACAAGGCCGCGGCCGTCTGGAAGCAGGCATCGAGGAGCAACGGATGCAGCCGGTACGCCCCCATGCCGACCACCTGGCTGTCATGGAGCCGGAGGTGGGCGAGGCAGGCGTTGGTGCCGAACCGCAGGGACTCGATGGCCCGGAACGACGGGCCGTACTCGATTCCGTGTCGGGCCATCAGCTCGAACAGCGGCTGCGCGGACCGGGGCGGAGAGAAGCGGGAGAACAGCTCCGACGCCAGCTCCACCGGCCGCACGGACTCGCGATGCTCGGTGAGGTATCCGTGGGCCAGACGCACCCAGTCCTGGTCCGGGCCCGCCGCGCCCTGTCCGTAGATTTCGAAGTGCGTGCGCCCCGCCTCCGGCGTCAGCACTGTCTGGACGTCATGCGCCTCGCCCTCGCCGAGCACGAGCGGGCGCTCCAGCTCGACGGAGCTCAGCTCGAACAGTGACTCCGACTTCGAGGCGGAGTGCGCGGCCCCGAGCGCCATCTCGGCGTAGCAAGCAGCCGGAAGGATCGTCGTGCCGAAGACGCGGTGGTCGGCGATGAACGAGGGCTCGGAGGCACTCAGGCGCGACGTGAAGCGCAGCGTCTTCGTTCCCGCCAGCGCCAGGGGCGCGCCCACCAGCGGGTGGACCTTGCCGCGAGACACCTGCTGCCTCCCCACCAGTCCCTCGGTCTGGGTGTCCAGCCAGTAGCGCTCTCGCCGGAAGGGGTACGTCGGCAAGGTGGCCGAGCGCCGCTCGAACGGTGCGTCGAACGCGGCCCAGTCCACCTCGAAGCCGCGCGAGTAGAGGGTGCCCAGCGTGGAGAGCAGCTGCGCTGTCTCGCCAGACGAGGCGCGCAGGCTCGGAAGCCAGCACAGCTCCTCCGCGTCCTGGAACATGCGCCGGCCGATGCCCGCGAGGATGGGCGCGGGCCCCACCTCGAGGAAGGTCCGATGCTGCTGTCCGCGAAGGACCTCCAGCGCCGAGGCGAAGGCGACGGGCTCTCGGAGGTGACGGCCCCAGTAGTCCGGCCGGGTCAGCTCCTCCGCGACGAGCCTCCCCTCCAGCGAGGAGACGAAGGGGATGCGTGGCGTGGAGAGCGGGATGCCCTCGAAGCCCGCGGTGAAGGGCGCCACCACCGGGTCCATGAGCGACGAGTGGAAGGCGAGGGAGACGGGCAGCCGCTTGCAGGGGATGCCCTTCCCCACGAGGGTCACCGCGACTTCGGTGAGGGCCGTGCTGTCGCCTGACAGAACCAGGTCCTCGGGACCGTTGACC
Encoded here:
- a CDS encoding type I polyketide synthase; translation: MAKLPTRISELPTVKLAYLASQLRAKKELLAAEPIAVIGMSCRFPGGGELPETFWEVLRDGRDTTREVPPERWNIDNVYDPTPGTHGKVYTRRGAFIENVDLFEPSFFGIAPRDAKFMDPQQRMLLEECWRALERAGIPPSGLAGSRTGIFVGLMHNDYNVLGISADVEISSSSLNYPSMAAGRISHTLGFQGPALTVDTACSSSAVTVHLACQSLRNDESDMALAGGVSLSLSPVTMMVECQNRMLSADGRCKAFDASADGFARGEGCGMVVLKRLSDALAHGDPILGVIRGSALNHDGRSSGLMVPNGRAQERVIRMALDGCGVEPDQVSYIEAHGTGTALGDPIEMEALRSVFGRKSTRAEPLFVGSVKTNIGHLEAAAGIAGLIKVLLSLQNEAIPSHLHFEHPNPNIRWDDLPVVIPTALRPWPRGAQRRLAGLSSFGFSGTNVHLVVEEAPVLPRPPAERARPVHVLTLSAKTEAALDALVEAHASALPADDGALGDWCYTANAGRSHFEHRAAITGATSAELQAGLSRLRAEKPRSQREPRRGTELPKPVFLFTGQGSLSPGVGRELAETWPVFREALRRCSSALEGLLEPRLEDILHGESSAALLADTRHAQPALVALEYALAELWASWGIVPGAVAGHSLGEYPAAVVAGVLSIEDALKRVVERSRLIHAAPGDGAMLAVTATLEALAPVVAPFAERVCLAAVNGPEDLVLSGDSTALTEVAVTLVGKGIPCKRLPVSLAFHSSLMDPVVAPFTAGFEGIPLSTPRIPFVSSLEGRLVAEELTRPDYWGRHLREPVAFASALEVLRGQQHRTFLEVGPAPILAGIGRRMFQDAEELCWLPSLRASSGETAQLLSTLGTLYSRGFEVDWAAFDAPFERRSATLPTYPFRRERYWLDTQTEGLVGRQQVSRGKVHPLVGAPLALAGTKTLRFTSRLSASEPSFIADHRVFGTTILPAACYAEMALGAAHSASKSESLFELSSVELERPLVLGEGEAHDVQTVLTPEAGRTHFEIYGQGAAGPDQDWVRLAHGYLTEHRESVRPVELASELFSRFSPPRSAQPLFELMARHGIEYGPSFRAIESLRFGTNACLAHLRLHDSQVVGMGAYRLHPLLLDACFQTAAALFMEEAKEGQAHRQRMPVGIERLRWFKKPGASVWVHARHDGRVTATDELMSCDLRVLGEEGELVAEVQGLLLKQSDRRALMTSFSDSARELLFELAWREQAARTKGPLPLLSGRWWVLADAGGAAHALKEQVQRHGGSCEVVTPGPGYERSEPGLTRLDPSAPEGFTRLLTELSSEGAAPTTVVCLWGLDEPEAEALSPESLAGATSRSAAGVLHLVQAMARASWAQKPVLWLVTRGAIHAAPGDAVTGLAQSTLWGLCRAAAIEHPELSCRMVDLDDSEDAATRWFERLTVAPGENMLALRGSKLLAARLARPGALSNRASPVSIQADGAYLVTGGLGALGLATAAWLVEAGARQLVLMGRGAPGDEAQARLEALRARGCEVFVARGDVSRLEDVRRVVEEVSARGSTLRGLFHTAGVLEDGVFLRQDRERLARVFAPKVLGAWNLHQATEGLPLDLFVMYSSAASLVGVAGQANYVAANTFLDALAHHRRAKGLPALSINWGRWSGGGMAEKGRVPGRAPDATSLSPQRALRVLEELLGRDLAQVGVVPVNLSSVEATPSAGHGPLFSELATQEQARSVTTVRLVELLEEFKRSDGTRRRGLLKHYFQGRLAALLGFPPEHEMLQRTISLNEMGLDSLRAVELKNRMGRELGVDLPLARFIDGSGLAGIVEVMHEQLELSELLSRVPTEGAQTELEELTL